Within the Myxococcaceae bacterium JPH2 genome, the region GGCTCGCCGCGGGCCGAAGCTGGAAGGACTCGAGCGACAGCGAGGTCTGCGGGACGCGCTGGCCGTCGTGCTCGGCCGCCACCTCCACGCGCACCATGCCCACGCCCGGCGCGAAGGTCATGGTGTTGATCAGCGTGGTGCGGGTATCCACGCGGTTGCGGCCTTCCACCTGGACGCAGTTCTGGAAGGTGCCGGCAGGGGCCTCGCAGGAGGCTCCCGCCTGGAGGATCTGATAGCGCTCCGTGGAGGACACCGACACCACGTTCGTCCACGAGCGCCCCGTCTCGAGCGGGCCGCGCAGGAGGTAGCGCTTGGGGTCGCGCAGGCCGAAGCCGTCCACCGCGAGCTGACCGCCCTGGCTGTCGAGGAAGAAGCCGGCCTCTTCCTTGACGATCTCCACCGTGACGGCCTTGTCGTCGCGCCCGTTGACCCGGTACGTCCAGCGGTTGCCCACCGCGAGGGGGTAGTACTCCGACAGCGAGGCGACCGAGGACGCGGAGGCCTCGGCCTCCACGTGCTTCGCGCAGCCAGAGCCCGCGAGCGCCAGGGACACCAGGGCCGCGCTTCCCACCGAGAACAGCGAGTGCTTCATGTCAGGGCTCCGCGTGGTCCGAGCCACGCGCCTCCGCGTTGGCGTGCTTGCGTGATGCGTAGAGCGTGTCGAGGGCCTGCTGCGCGGCGGCCTGCACCGACGGCGTGTCGTGGCCCTGAGCGACCGTGTAGAGGTAGGCCTCGGCCTCGGGACCGCCAATCTCCCCCACCGCGAAGACGATCTCCTGCACGAAGCCTGTGTCTCGGCCACGCGCCAGGTCGATGAGCGCGGGCACCGCGCCTCGGGCCTTCATCTCGGCGAGCGAGCCGATGGTGCGACGCACCACATCCGCGTCGCTCGTGTCCGTCAGGCGCTCGATGAGGAGCGGTGCGGCGGCGGGATGCTTGCGCTCCGCCAGGGTGCGCAACGCGAACTCGCGGATGCGGGAGTCACTGGCGCGCAGGTCCGCCACGAGCTGATCGTCCCCGCGCTCCAGCGCCGCGAGCTGGAGCACCGCGGACTCCGTCAGCTGCCGGAGCGCGGACTCCAAGGCGGACCGCATGGCGGCGCGGCGGCCCTCCACCGTGTCCGGGTCGACGACCGCCTCGCCCAGCCCCACCACTTCGTAGCGCTGGGGCAGGTCCCCACCGAAGCGCTCCAGCGAGAGGCTCGCGCCCACCTCGGCGTAGCTGTGCGGGTTGCCGTCCTTCAGGACCTCGCGGGTGAACGGGACCTCCAGCGTCAGCCGCCAAGGCCTGGCCTTGCGAGGGACCTCCTCGCCGAGCTGCTCGAACCGTCCGGAGGCGGTGAGCGCTTCGCTGAAGAGGATACGAACCCCCTCTGGCCCCATGCCGAGCAGCGCGTTGTCACGCACCGTGGCCCCCGACAGCTCCACCGGCGCCACGGGATGGCGCGGCGCCTGCGAGCGGCAGGCGCTGAGGAGCACGAGGCAGGTGGCGAGCAGCAGGGCCGGCTTCATGAGCCCCCCTACGCTAACACTCCCGCGTGGGCCGCACCCGATTCGCGTGAGGACGAAGTTCAGCCCTCTCCACCTTCCGACAGGCCCATGCTCGGAGGAGGAGGAAGCAAGGGGCCACCGCCCCTCGCAACACGCACGGAGCCTTCACAGGAGGCGCCTGCTTCGCGTCGCGATGGAGTGCAGCCAGCGCCACCGTTGACCAGGTCTGTACCGAGCCGGAGCGACTGAGACCCTCCCGACGCCAACGCGCCGCGAGCAAGGCCTACGCGCCACGAGGACACGACGTTCAGTGGTCACTGCGCTCGTGAGCGGAGTTGGATCCGCGTGCGCGAGGTTGAGCCCTCACTGGCCTCCGCGGATTCTGTGCACTGCGCAAGAAGCGGGGAGGCTTCGACCTCTCCCGACATGCGCTCGTGGACTGAACAGGATCCTCGGGGGCGTGAGGTTCAGCGCTCACTGCCCTCCATGGATCCCGTGCGCTGCGACAGAAGCGGGGAGGCTTCGACCTCCCCGACTCCCGACACGCGCTCGTGGACTCGACCGCGACCACGAGCGCGCGAGACTCAGCCCTCTCCGCCTTCCGTCGGGCCCGCGCTCGGCGAAGGCGCCGCAGCCTCCGCGGACTCCTTGCGCTCTGGCTCGGATTCCTCGGCGACCGGCGCGCTCGCGGCCTCCGCTGCCGCCGTCACGGCCGCGGCGAGAGGGCTTCCCTCGCTCGGCGTCGCGACCGCCGGCATCTCGCCAGCGGACTCGCTCGGGGCCGAGGCGATGGACTCGCTCGTCGGCGCAGAAGTGGCTTCCGTCGATGCCGTGGTCTCTCCGGATCCAGGCGCAGCCTCTGCGGGTGCGGTGGCCTCACTTGTCGGCGCGGCGGCCTCGCCCGGAGCGCCCTCGGCGCCGCGGTTGCCACGCCCCCGGCGCCCACGACGGCGACGACGACGGCGCTTGCGCTCGGACGGAGTGCCCTCGGCGGCGCCCTCCGGCGAGCCCTCCACGCGGCCTCCCGCGACGAACGCGCTGGCGGCCTCGAGGTCCTCGTCATCGCCCTCCTCGTCGCCCTCTTCGCTGTCATCGTCCTCGGAGGACGGCGTGAAGCCGGCTCCCGCGGGCGGCGCGGCGACCTTGGCGGGTGCCTCGCGCGGCGCCTCGGCCGAGGCCTCCCCCCCCTTGGCCTCGCCCTCACCGCCGCCCTTGGACGCCTCGCGGGCCGCCTCACGCTCTTCACGCGCGCGGCGCTTCTCGCGGCGGCGCTCCGAGCGCTCCG harbors:
- a CDS encoding HEAT repeat domain-containing protein encodes the protein MKPALLLATCLVLLSACRSQAPRHPVAPVELSGATVRDNALLGMGPEGVRILFSEALTASGRFEQLGEEVPRKARPWRLTLEVPFTREVLKDGNPHSYAEVGASLSLERFGGDLPQRYEVVGLGEAVVDPDTVEGRRAAMRSALESALRQLTESAVLQLAALERGDDQLVADLRASDSRIREFALRTLAERKHPAAAPLLIERLTDTSDADVVRRTIGSLAEMKARGAVPALIDLARGRDTGFVQEIVFAVGEIGGPEAEAYLYTVAQGHDTPSVQAAAQQALDTLYASRKHANAEARGSDHAEP